Within the Takifugu rubripes chromosome 8, fTakRub1.2, whole genome shotgun sequence genome, the region GGGTTTTGTTGAGACCCGAGGACATTATTGGTGGCAGCAGGTCGCATGGAGAGACAGTTTAAGGTAATCCAATCAAAGCTCTTCCAGGTCACGTCCTGTGGGCAACAGATTTGAAGCTTTGATCCAGAAACAACGtgctgctaaaatgctaaaaccAGCACTGCTTCAAGTCAAATCTACCTTTTGCTTTGCTAACTTTATCTTTCTGCCACTCGTGTCGTGTTCACACGTTTGATACCTACAAAGGGAAACCAGACTAATCTTGGGTGGGGCTGTTCAGAATGTCACCACAAACAATTACTCAGACTAGCTGTTGTTGTTCACCTGGGCAGTGGGCACAGGTGCCACTCCAGGTCCCCCTCCAAGTATTTCAGTGCGGGTTTGTACGCCCGCAGGCCTGGAGCAGGGTTCTAAAGGACATGAGCAGATAAATATGGTCAATCCAATTATAAGTATACACACAAAATAAAGGCTTATGCAGAGAGATGGCGTTACAAAGATTCTGAAGGGGTTTGCAATGGGGGGTCCCAGCAGAGCCTCAGGAGCAGTGAAGGACAAATGAGcgatctcctcctcttcctcactgagCAACACCTCAACCTAAAGAGCAAAAAACATACAGAGGGAAACTACACATCACTGGGGGGAAACACAACGGGGGAAATGAATTACAGATATCTGAATGTTACCTCTGAGAGGGTGCGAAGGGGTCTCACCAAACCGACTGGGATGTAAGAATTAAAGGCCTTCCAGGTGGAGACAGACTGGTAGCCCATCAGCTCATAGCTGCGAACCTACAGAGACAAATCAAAACCAACAAATCAATAAATTCAAGAGAAACATGAGAAAATCAGGCAAGAAGGGATAATTAGATCATGTGTTGAAATATCCTGGATGTTAGACTTATATTGTGAAAGACTGAGTTTTGGCAGTGGGCAGTTGCAGAAAACACTCACTTGAAGGTTGAAGACAGGAATATCTGTCGTCACGGTCACTTCGATGGGATCCACGGGCAATGTCCTCAAATTACTGAGAGCCTTGAAGCATCAAACAGACAAATGGTATTATTTGTCCAAATTGAACAGCCAGGCCAAGATTTAATGAAAGTATGGGGTGGGGGGATCGAGCTCAGCTTCTACTATTACATCAAAGACACCTTTCAAAGGAAATTATGAAGGAAATTCAGGAAGAGAGCTCCCATGAGCTTTTTTACACACCAGCTGGGTTGAACTTTGGTGCCAGTTATGTAACACACTCACCAGGGGGTCATCCTCATCAGGGAAATTGGGGAACGTAAATGGAAAGATTCTGTCAGGTGTGATCTTCAGCATGCACGTCGCCTTTTCTTCAGCTGGAATAACAGATGAAATAACCATTATTTCTCCAGGTCTTTGTTTGTCATGGTCAGCGAGGGATGTGCTGTGTGATTATTTGCACCATAAATAGTGTCGTCCCTGAGGCACCGTCCTAATAACCACAAGGAAATTCATTTCAATTTCCCCCAGGAGGAATAAATTGAATTAAGCATGCTTTACTGACGATCATAATGAGATTACATCTGACGCTGGAGATCAGAGGATCATCCAAACCTTTCTTAGATGACGGTGGGTTCTCAGCACAGCCTGCCTGTTTCCTCAAACGGTTCAGTCTCCGGCTCATGCGGCAGCGAATCGCCACCTGTCAgggagaaacaggaggaaaggaACTTAGTGCTTTATGGTGAAGGACTGAATGTCATCATTAAAAGTTACATTTTGGATTAAAATATTACAGATTCACGAAGAATGAGAGTAATCTCAGAGAAAGATCTGTTATTTGCCAGAGTTTCAGAAGAAGTtgcctcctttttcttttagttAGGAGCAGATTTATCTCGGTGCCGGTGGTTCATGAAATATTGATTAGGTGAAGACAGCAGGAGGCTCATTGCTCACTTCCGTACAGGCAGGTTTCCACAGCATCAGTCAGCTCCTCGTGGACTGACCATGATCTTTAGATGCCTTTGTAATCAACTTTTCTCAAAATATGACTTATTACTCAAAAACTCAATCATAAACATAAATATTCCAATTCACATAAAACTTCTTGTCAATACTTGAGGAAGGCTTTCCatagacaaaagaaaagatccCATATTGTGGCTGAGTGTGGCTATTGGGCTCCTTCGGAAACAATTTGGAAAAACTGACAGTGAAGAATATTAAACATACAGCATAGTGCGAGGAATTTATGCCTGGCTGAGTTAAAGGAACACGGCTGCAGGGGCATGACCACCCCTCCTGAGGGGCAGGCAAAGTGTGTCACTGATGTATGCATGTATATATTTGTGCATCTACGAAAATGTTCACGCATGTGTGCATTTGTACGTGTACCTCAGAGACTTTACAGCTCTTATGGTGTGTGTACCTTGCGTGCACCCTGCTGGAACTGTTTAAGGGCTCTTTTTTCCAGGTCCAACTGCAAACTGGGGTAAAGCTGGAAGGATGGGACTTCCTTGCAGACCTTGAAGATTTTATAGAAGCTTTTACCGTTTACACATCCAGGATGACTTTCCAAGACATGTTGAACCAGACAGTCAAACTTGGACATTTACCTGTCCTGCTTCAAAAAGCACTTGATGGAAGGAAAGCTTCTGTCCAGCAGTAAAATATTCACCACCTCTTCTGGATACCTACAGTCAGTaaagattagcattagcatagcacAATGGATATCACAACACACAAACTAAGGCAACAGCCATTCATATCAAATAAAATTATAATCATTCTCGAATGTAGGCGCCTTTATATTTGATATATATGCTGAaaactttttaattttttacctAAATTACCTTTTACCTAAATTACCCACTGAAAAATAACCAGATGTATTGAGGAAAACTGTCCTCATGCTCGCAGAAACTTTTTGGTTGTATGACTTTTTTTCCACAGACCCTTCAGCATAACGACAGCCATAAAATGTTGTCGTGCTAAAATCCAGAGGTATTCAGGTACTGGCCTAGATTCAAGTTTCCAAAGACAGAGTGAATCTTCCTACCATAAAAACCCATAAAATAGCCAAAGTGCAGTGACACATGGCTGTAAATCCAGATATTATGAGGTCATTTGCATGCTTATGCACAACACAGGTGACAAGAGGACAAGACATGTACAAGGGAAGTTTTTGAGGAACTTCTCTCTTCGTGGTCCGGATCAGTTTTTCAGAAGGGTCTGCACGTAAATATCAAAGAGGATGTAACTGTAATTAGAACAGCAAACCACAGCTCATATCACTCCCAACCAAAATTTATACGATTCCTAATTTTAGAAGAACTGCATTTGAACACCCGCGATGTTTAAATAATTCTAGTGAACTCTAAATGTCAACTCTAAATTGGATTTGCTCATCAGCTGAGTCAACAGAGAGCTGCAGAAGTGGCCAGGCCTCCTCCTGGAGTGGCAATTAAACACCAAGTCTCACCATGTATTTCTGCTGCGCCGCCTCTCTTTCCACTGCAAGCTCACTCCTGCGTTTCTCAGAGACGGGTTCTTCACCGAGGTGAACTTGCCTAAATGAAAGTTCTTGTTTAATGTGTACTGTCACAAATGGTAGTAAATACAGTATTTATCCATGTAACTGCAAAACACCAAATGATACATGTTGAGGTCGCCCACCAGCTGATGTGGTTTTCCTTTTCCTGGATCTTTCTCATGAGCGCAGCCTCCTTCATCCACCTGTCCTGCAGACTGCTGCTGTCACAGGAAATGgctgacagagcagcagaataTCGACAGATTATAGACCGAATCAGCAGGTGGGAGTGTCTCATTATTAGCTTCTATCTACCTTCCCTCACGTCTCTGATGGTGAGTTTACTGGGGTCTTTCATCGACAACTTTGCCACCCCAGAATCCATCTGTGGCTCCAGTTTGGTCAGTACTCCTGATGTCTAGTGAGGAGGAATATCAGTGAGAGCAGGAAAAATGATCCCCAATTAAGCTGTTTTTAGACTCTCTTAATAGAAAATTAGATTCCTTCATCTAGTCTCTTTAATTAAAAGTGGATTCATTACGGTAACAACCTAATAATCTCACACCATATTTCAGCAAAGACCTTTATATTATTAATGAACCGAGTGTGATCGCATCTCATTTCTATTTTCAGCCTGACAGGTTTCATTTCACACATGGGTATACAAGGAATAAAGACTAAATGCTACCTGTGATTTgtcagccttctttgctgccctGGGGTTGATTTTACACTGGGGGGCTGACTGGGTGACAGACGAAGGTCTTTTGGTGAATACAGAGGCTCCATCAACATGACTCATATTCTTCTCTGTGGCACTATTAGGCAGAAACATCAGTAAGTAGCTGATATTACAGGTTTTTCGTGTTTTGTGTTATCTGTAGACAGATACACAAAACATGTGGGTGGTAAATACAGCCGCCCCTGTGTTTTGTGTATCTGTCTACAGAGCTTGCCgtggctgcagagctgacaAGACAGTCTCTGAAACAGTGCCAACAAGACTCATTACAGAGATTTGCAagctttatttattaatattttattgtattaGGTTGCATTAGGCTGACTTCTGCTCGTCGGTATATTCAGATCTGCTGGATCCAATCAGAGGCCCCGTCTCACTCAGCAAACAGCAAATGT harbors:
- the cfap221 gene encoding cilia- and flagella-associated protein 221 isoform X2, coding for MEVALSAPQGLSRGAALPLSQLLEENRGTAHIPNPLESKIYAKLKSNRLIQAEPAELHFSAFELQKDYIKILKLINISSEVMNIHIIPTQTRHFQTSYTKKYRLVPGLAYALKVRFCPDEWRYFYDCIRVHCKGDENLLIPVHGYPVINDLHIPSRIDLPASPLGKSVRRAILLTCSSPIDFAFQVYIIESHEAFSIHPLRGVIQTGGKGQITVTFTPVQYETSQFTFQVVISQFNTKPYLCTVTGSSAPHLMLSATEKNMSHVDGASVFTKRPSSVTQSAPQCKINPRAAKKADKSQTSGVLTKLEPQMDSGVAKLSMKDPSKLTIRDVREAISCDSSSLQDRWMKEAALMRKIQEKENHISWWATSTCIIWQVHLGEEPVSEKRRSELAVEREAAQQKYMVSRRGGEYFTAGQKLSFHQVLFEAGQVCKEVPSFQLYPSLQLDLEKRALKQFQQGARKVAIRCRMSRRLNRLRKQAGCAENPPSSKKAEEKATCMLKITPDRIFPFTFPNFPDEDDPLALSNLRTLPVDPIEVTVTTDIPVFNLQVRSYELMGYQSVSTWKAFNSYIPVGLVRPLRTLSEVEVLLSEEEEEIAHLSFTAPEALLGPPIANPFRIFNPAPGLRAYKPALKYLEGDLEWHLCPLPRYQTCEHDTSGRKIKLAKQKDVTWKSFDWITLNCLSMRPAATNNVLGSQQNPLRSVDSSTDLLPSMTPPPLTAPPDDLLPTADTACQGSAVQLTPEMIRAQFLRGEAPVSNSNRDNGATGREQEKLQTEVSCRSELNQMGKQVMARLQQLRAAVESFNHQQRTVDIWEIRGNPTAILNVYPRHSI
- the cfap221 gene encoding cilia- and flagella-associated protein 221 isoform X1, coding for MEVALSAPQGLSRGAALPLSQLLEENRGTAHIPNPLESKIYAKLKSNRLIQAEPAELHFSAFELQKDYIKILKLINISSEVMNIHIIPTQTRHFQTSYTKKYRLVPGLAYALKVRFCPDEWRYFYDCIRVHCKGDENLLIPVHGYPVINDLHIPSRIDLPASPLGKSVRRAILLTCSSPIDFAFQVYIIESHEAFSIHPLRGVIQTGGKGQITVTFTPVQYETSQFTFQVVISQFNTKPYLCTVTGSSAPHLMLSATEKNMSHVDGASVFTKRPSSVTQSAPQCKINPRAAKKADKSQTSGVLTKLEPQMDSGVAKLSMKDPSKLTIRDVREAISCDSSSLQDRWMKEAALMRKIQEKENHISWQVHLGEEPVSEKRRSELAVEREAAQQKYMVSRRGGEYFTAGQKLSFHQVLFEAGQVCKEVPSFQLYPSLQLDLEKRALKQFQQGARKVAIRCRMSRRLNRLRKQAGCAENPPSSKKGRCLRDDTIYAEEKATCMLKITPDRIFPFTFPNFPDEDDPLALSNLRTLPVDPIEVTVTTDIPVFNLQVRSYELMGYQSVSTWKAFNSYIPVGLVRPLRTLSEVEVLLSEEEEEIAHLSFTAPEALLGPPIANPFRIFNPAPGLRAYKPALKYLEGDLEWHLCPLPRYQTCEHDTSGRKIKLAKQKDVTWKSFDWITLNCLSMRPAATNNVLGSQQNPLRSVDSSTDLLPSMTPPPLTAPPDDLLPTADTACQGSAVQLTPEMIRAQFLRGEAPVSNSNRDNGATGREQEKLQTEVSCRSELNQMGKQVMARLQQLRAAVESFNHQQRTVDIWEIRGNPTAILNVYPRHSI